In Trifolium pratense cultivar HEN17-A07 linkage group LG7, ARS_RC_1.1, whole genome shotgun sequence, a genomic segment contains:
- the LOC123896083 gene encoding uncharacterized protein LOC123896083: MLRGCRWVAGDGSNISVMGSPWIRGQQEKWIHSPQQQSTYNIYVNDLLVEGEKKWNVAKIQSLFSPDMAEAIMDVPLFPMINNDKLIWDGDKNGVYTVRVGYKLVMTELLKRDSSYVNDFIFDVCSTENSFIAGRAIMLMWCIWQNRNDMVWNNHTIDAYQLGQQAFSMWKDWNASGEFLKAQTKWINAKLSTIEGEGMAFLEAISFAVQNGWDKIIFESDSQILVESIHANQAGVSEFSYITNRIRASLSCINNFEVKFVRRQVNMVAHSLARAAISWASHHVLDMSPPCIDSMLINEKS, encoded by the exons ATGTTACGTGGATGCAGATGGGTGGCTGGTGATGGAAGCAATATCAGTGTCATGGGAAGTCCTTGGATTCGTGGCCAGCAAGAGAAATGGATACATTCACCACAACAACAATCAACCTATAACATATATGTGAATGACTTATTGGTGGAAGGAGAGAAGAAATGGAATGTTGCAAAGATACAATCATTGTTTTCTCCTGATATGGCTGAAGCTATCATGGATGTACCCTTATTTCCCATGATTAATAATGATAAATTAATTTGGGACGGAGACAAGAATGGTGTGTACACTGTGCGTGTGGGTTACAAGTTGGTTATGACGGAACTGTTAAAGAGAGATAGCAGCTATGTGAATG attttatttttgatgtatgtAGCACAGAAAATAGTTTTATTGCAGGTCGAGCAATCATGCTTATGTGGTGTATTTGGCAAAATAGAAATGATATGGTTTGGAATAATCACACAATTGATGCTTATCAACTAGGACAACAAGCCTTTAGCATGTGGAAGGATTG GAATGCATCAGGTGAGTTTTTGAAGGCACAAACTAAATGGATAAATGCCAAGCTATCCACCATTGAAGGAGAAGGAATGGCTTTCCTAGAAGCAATTTCATTTGCTGTGCAAAATGGATGGGATAAGATCATATTTGAAAGTGATTCACAAATATTGGTTGAAAGTATTCATGCTAATCAAGCGGGTGTGTCTGAGTTTAGTTATATCACTAATAGAATAAGAGCTAGTTTATCTTGTATTAACAACTTTGAGGTAAAGTTCGTTCGGCGACAAGTGAATATGGTTGCTCACTCACTTGCGAGGGCAGCCATTTCTTGGGCTAGTCACCATGTATTGGATATGAGTCCTCCTTGTATTGATTCCATGTTGATTAATGAGAAAAGTTAA